A stretch of Lysinibacillus agricola DNA encodes these proteins:
- the purR gene encoding pur operon repressor translates to MKWKRSERLVDMTYYLLEHPHQLIPLTYFSELYQSAKSSISEDLTIVKETFEEKGIGLLMTVPGAAGGVKYIPKMSESEVRLVIQDLKAELEHSDRLLPGGYLFMTDLLGNPDLINRVGKVFASAFADQQIDVIMTVATKGISIAHAIARHLNVPVVVVRRDSKVTEGSTVSINYVSGSSRRIQTMVLSKRSMKSGQRVLITDDFMKVGGTMNGMKNLLEEFDCQLAGIAVLVEAEHADETLVDDYYSLVKLHEVNEKDRTIALSEGNYFSKRGNDK, encoded by the coding sequence ATGAAATGGAAGCGTAGTGAACGACTAGTTGATATGACGTACTATTTACTAGAACATCCACATCAGCTGATCCCGCTAACTTATTTTTCTGAACTATATCAATCTGCAAAGTCTTCCATTAGTGAAGATTTGACGATTGTAAAAGAAACTTTCGAAGAAAAAGGAATCGGGTTATTGATGACAGTACCGGGCGCTGCAGGAGGAGTTAAGTATATTCCTAAAATGTCCGAGTCTGAGGTCCGTTTAGTTATTCAGGATTTAAAGGCGGAGCTTGAGCATTCAGATCGTTTGTTACCAGGCGGTTATTTATTTATGACAGACTTACTCGGCAATCCAGATTTAATTAATCGAGTTGGCAAGGTGTTTGCATCCGCATTTGCTGACCAACAAATTGACGTCATAATGACTGTAGCAACAAAAGGGATTTCTATTGCCCACGCCATTGCAAGACATTTAAATGTACCAGTTGTTGTTGTCAGAAGAGATAGTAAGGTAACTGAAGGCTCTACAGTCAGCATCAACTATGTATCTGGTTCTTCCAGAAGGATTCAGACAATGGTATTATCAAAAAGAAGCATGAAGAGTGGACAACGAGTGCTTATTACTGACGACTTTATGAAGGTCGGAGGTACAATGAACGGCATGAAAAATCTTTTAGAGGAGTTTGACTGTCAGCTAGCAGGTATTGCGGTGCTTGTAGAGGCTGAGCATGCAGATGAAACTCTAGTAGATGATTATTATTCACTAGTGAAGCTTCATGAGGTTAATGAAAAAGACCGTACAATTGCATTAAGTGAAGGTAACTATTTTTCTAAAAGGGGAAATGACAAATGA
- a CDS encoding RidA family protein, with translation MKVVATTNAPAAIGPYSQGIIVNGMFYSSGQIPLTAAGELVEGDITAQTNQVFANLKAVLEAAGTSLDNIVKTTVFMKDMNDFVAMNEVYASHFGDHKPARSAVEVARLPKDVKVEIEVIAIVK, from the coding sequence ATGAAAGTAGTAGCAACAACAAATGCACCAGCAGCAATCGGACCATATTCACAGGGGATTATTGTAAACGGCATGTTTTATAGTTCAGGTCAAATTCCGCTAACAGCAGCTGGCGAATTAGTGGAAGGTGATATCACAGCTCAAACAAATCAAGTATTTGCTAATTTAAAAGCAGTTTTAGAAGCTGCTGGAACATCTTTAGATAATATAGTTAAAACAACTGTTTTTATGAAAGATATGAACGACTTTGTTGCAATGAATGAAGTATATGCTAGCCACTTTGGCGACCATAAACCAGCTCGTTCAGCAGTAGAGGTTGCACGTTTACCAAAGGATGTAAAAGTAGAGATTGAAGTTATTGCCATCGTTAAATAA
- the spoVG gene encoding septation regulator SpoVG, giving the protein MEVTDVRLRRVQTDGRMRAIASITLDNEFVVHDIRVIDGNTGLFVAMPSKRTPDGEFRDIAHPINSTTRNKIQEIILNEYHNSSEAEAAEKTEELEGIGV; this is encoded by the coding sequence ATGGAAGTTACTGATGTAAGATTACGTCGAGTACAGACGGATGGTCGCATGCGTGCGATTGCTTCCATTACACTCGACAATGAGTTTGTGGTTCACGATATTCGTGTGATCGATGGTAATACAGGTTTGTTCGTTGCTATGCCAAGTAAACGAACGCCGGACGGTGAATTTAGAGATATTGCGCATCCTATTAATTCAACGACTCGTAATAAAATTCAGGAGATTATTTTAAACGAGTACCATAATTCAAGCGAAGCAGAAGCGGCGGAAAAAACAGAAGAATTAGAAGGAATTGGCGTATAG
- the glmU gene encoding bifunctional UDP-N-acetylglucosamine diphosphorylase/glucosamine-1-phosphate N-acetyltransferase GlmU: MSNVFAVILAAGQGTRMKSKLYKVLHPVCGKPMVQHVVDHVQTLDVNRIVTVVGHGAEKVKQQLGDKSEYVLQAEQLGTAHAVQQAEAILGSEEGTTLVVCGDTPLIRPETMQALFEHHQAKNAKATILTAIAENPTGYGRILRGDNGQVEQIVEQKDASAEQRLVKEINTGTYCFDNKALFETLKLVKNDNAQGEYYLPDVIEILQKQGDVVEAYVTEDFEETLGVNDRVALSQAEALMRTRINEKHMRNGVTIINPEATYISVDAVIGRDTVIQPGSMIEGATVIGEDCIIGPNTQVIDSRIGDRTTVHSSVVRESAIAEDTAIGPFANIRPLSDIGSHVKIGNFVEVKKSKLGNDTKVSHLSYIGDAEIGSNVNIGCGSITVNYDGKNKFQTIIEDDVFVGCNTNLVAPVKVGKGSFIAAGSTITKEVPEDALAIARARQENKPNYVSKLNSK, encoded by the coding sequence ATGAGCAACGTTTTTGCTGTCATTTTGGCTGCAGGTCAAGGTACACGTATGAAGTCCAAATTATATAAAGTGCTCCATCCAGTATGTGGGAAGCCAATGGTACAACATGTGGTGGATCACGTTCAAACGTTAGATGTGAATCGCATCGTAACGGTTGTAGGACACGGTGCAGAAAAGGTGAAACAACAGCTTGGCGATAAAAGCGAGTATGTTTTACAGGCTGAACAGTTAGGGACAGCTCATGCTGTACAACAGGCTGAGGCAATTTTAGGCAGCGAAGAAGGGACAACATTAGTTGTTTGTGGTGATACACCACTTATTCGCCCTGAAACGATGCAAGCTTTGTTCGAGCATCACCAAGCAAAGAATGCCAAGGCCACTATTTTAACAGCTATTGCTGAAAACCCAACAGGCTATGGTCGTATTTTACGTGGCGACAATGGACAAGTGGAGCAAATTGTTGAGCAAAAAGATGCTTCAGCAGAGCAGCGATTAGTTAAAGAAATTAATACGGGCACATACTGCTTCGATAATAAAGCGTTATTTGAGACATTAAAACTTGTGAAAAACGACAATGCACAGGGCGAGTATTATTTACCTGATGTGATTGAAATTTTACAAAAACAAGGCGATGTCGTTGAAGCATATGTAACGGAAGATTTTGAAGAAACACTTGGTGTCAATGATCGTGTTGCTCTATCACAAGCAGAGGCGCTAATGCGAACAAGAATTAATGAAAAGCATATGCGTAACGGTGTCACTATTATTAATCCAGAGGCAACATATATTAGCGTAGACGCAGTGATTGGCCGAGATACTGTTATTCAGCCAGGTTCTATGATTGAAGGTGCGACTGTTATTGGTGAAGATTGTATAATCGGGCCAAACACACAAGTCATAGATAGCCGTATCGGCGATCGAACAACTGTGCATTCTTCTGTTGTGCGTGAAAGCGCTATAGCGGAAGACACAGCTATTGGACCGTTTGCTAATATTCGACCACTTTCTGATATTGGTAGCCATGTGAAGATTGGTAACTTTGTAGAAGTGAAGAAAAGTAAACTAGGTAATGACACGAAAGTATCACACTTAAGCTATATAGGCGATGCTGAAATAGGAAGTAACGTCAATATTGGTTGTGGTTCCATTACAGTAAACTATGATGGGAAAAACAAGTTCCAAACAATTATTGAAGATGATGTATTTGTAGGATGTAATACTAACTTAGTAGCACCAGTAAAAGTTGGAAAAGGTTCATTTATTGCAGCAGGATCTACAATTACAAAAGAAGTTCCTGAGGATGCACTTGCAATTGCTCGTGCAAGACAAGAAAACAAACCGAATTATGTAAGCAAATTAAATTCAAAATAA
- a CDS encoding ribose-phosphate diphosphokinase: protein MPYHYANSQLKIFSLNSNNPLAQEIAQEMGVELGKSSVKHFSDGEVQISIEESIRGCDVFIVQSTSAPVNEHLMELLIMVDAVKRASARTVNVVMPYYGYARQDRKAKAREPITAKLVANLLETAGATRVIVLDLHAPQIQGFFDILIDHLMAVPLLSDYFKSKGIPEEEIVVVSPDHGGVTRARKMAERLKAPIAIIDKRRPKPNVAEVMNIVGNVDGKVAILIDDIIDTAGTITIGADALRAAGAKEVYACCSHPVLSGPAIERIENSSIKELVVTNTIQLAEDKKSPKITELSVAKLMADAISRVYENKSVSTLFD from the coding sequence ATGCCGTATCATTATGCAAACTCACAATTAAAAATATTTTCACTTAATTCTAATAATCCACTTGCTCAAGAAATTGCGCAAGAAATGGGTGTTGAATTAGGTAAATCTTCTGTGAAGCACTTCAGCGATGGAGAAGTTCAAATTAGCATTGAAGAAAGTATTCGTGGTTGTGATGTGTTTATCGTGCAGTCTACTTCTGCACCTGTAAACGAACATTTAATGGAGCTTTTAATTATGGTAGATGCTGTAAAACGCGCATCTGCTCGTACAGTAAACGTTGTAATGCCTTATTATGGCTATGCTCGTCAGGACCGCAAAGCAAAAGCGCGCGAGCCAATTACAGCTAAATTAGTAGCAAACTTACTTGAAACAGCTGGTGCAACACGTGTTATCGTTTTAGATTTACATGCACCACAAATCCAAGGTTTCTTCGATATTTTAATCGATCACTTGATGGCAGTGCCTTTATTATCTGATTACTTCAAATCAAAAGGTATCCCAGAAGAAGAAATCGTTGTTGTTTCCCCAGACCATGGTGGTGTAACACGTGCTCGTAAAATGGCAGAACGTTTAAAAGCACCTATTGCAATTATTGACAAGCGCCGTCCAAAACCAAATGTTGCAGAAGTAATGAACATTGTTGGTAATGTTGATGGTAAAGTGGCAATCTTGATTGATGATATTATTGACACTGCAGGTACGATTACAATCGGAGCGGATGCATTACGTGCTGCTGGTGCGAAAGAAGTTTATGCTTGCTGCTCTCACCCAGTATTATCAGGACCAGCAATCGAGCGTATCGAAAACTCTTCGATTAAAGAATTAGTTGTAACAAATACAATCCAACTTGCTGAAGATAAAAAATCTCCAAAAATTACAGAGCTTTCAGTAGCTAAATTGATGGCAGATGCAATCTCTCGTGTCTATGAAAATAAATCTGTAAGTACTCTATTTGATTAA
- a CDS encoding 50S ribosomal protein L25/general stress protein Ctc, with protein MSTVLSVKKRESGHRSTLTQLRKGGAIPAVIYGYKLDSTPISISAKEFKKSIQKNGQNGVFSMELDGKKVNVVVSEIQQCSLKDEVNHVDFLAINMSEAIEADVSIRLVGESVGISEGGILMQPNLEVKIKVRPTDLPEAIEVDITKLKIGESITVADIRDAIDFDIISENEHILVTIMAPAVVAEETVASAQEQE; from the coding sequence ATGAGTACAGTATTAAGTGTTAAAAAGCGCGAATCTGGGCATCGTTCGACATTAACCCAACTTAGAAAAGGGGGAGCCATTCCTGCGGTTATTTACGGCTATAAATTAGATTCTACCCCAATTTCTATTTCAGCGAAGGAATTCAAAAAATCCATTCAAAAAAATGGGCAAAACGGTGTGTTTTCGATGGAGTTAGACGGGAAAAAAGTGAATGTTGTTGTGTCAGAAATCCAACAATGCTCTCTGAAAGATGAGGTAAATCATGTAGACTTTTTGGCAATTAATATGTCCGAAGCGATAGAAGCTGATGTGTCTATTAGACTTGTTGGAGAGTCAGTTGGTATAAGTGAAGGCGGCATTTTAATGCAGCCTAACTTAGAGGTGAAAATTAAAGTACGGCCGACAGATTTACCAGAAGCTATTGAAGTTGATATCACTAAACTTAAAATTGGTGAATCCATTACGGTGGCAGATATTCGAGATGCAATTGATTTTGATATTATTAGTGAAAATGAGCATATATTGGTAACAATAATGGCTCCAGCTGTTGTCGCTGAAGAGACGGTAGCTAGTGCACAGGAACAAGAGTAA
- the pth gene encoding aminoacyl-tRNA hydrolase, translating into MKIIVGLGNPGKPYEQTRHNIGFDVIDALAEKWGTPLTNSKFNGMYATVHRPEGKVLLVKPLTYMNLSGECVGPLMNYFDIDVEELIVIYDDLDLETGKLRLRQKGSAGGHNGIKSLIQHLGTQEFNRIRVGVNRPPAGMKVADYVLSKFSKEDQAVVGDAIEKCVNAVEASLSKPFLDVMNHFNG; encoded by the coding sequence ATGAAAATTATCGTTGGTTTAGGGAATCCAGGTAAACCTTATGAGCAGACAAGACATAATATTGGCTTTGATGTTATTGATGCATTAGCTGAAAAATGGGGTACACCTTTAACTAATTCAAAGTTTAACGGTATGTACGCAACGGTACATCGTCCTGAAGGAAAGGTTCTACTTGTTAAACCTTTAACATATATGAATTTATCAGGGGAATGTGTTGGTCCCCTTATGAACTATTTTGATATTGATGTGGAAGAGTTAATTGTTATTTATGACGATTTAGATTTAGAAACAGGTAAATTACGCCTGCGTCAAAAAGGTAGTGCAGGTGGACATAATGGTATTAAATCATTAATTCAGCATTTAGGCACGCAAGAATTTAATCGCATCCGTGTTGGGGTTAATCGCCCGCCAGCTGGTATGAAGGTAGCAGATTACGTGTTATCGAAATTCTCAAAAGAAGATCAAGCTGTCGTTGGGGACGCTATTGAAAAGTGTGTAAATGCTGTAGAAGCATCTCTTTCAAAGCCATTTCTTGATGTGATGAATCACTTTAACGGGTAA
- a CDS encoding anti-sigma-F factor Fin produces MSVRYRCRHCEVEIGTLPFDADDTIRKLHILELGEADDYVEKDRHGQTTVHCICEQCEDSLRQYPDYHALNKWIQ; encoded by the coding sequence ATGTCAGTTCGCTATCGATGTCGGCATTGTGAAGTAGAAATAGGGACGCTACCATTTGATGCAGATGATACAATTCGAAAACTGCATATTTTAGAATTGGGTGAAGCGGATGATTATGTTGAGAAAGATCGACATGGACAAACGACTGTGCACTGCATTTGTGAGCAATGTGAGGATTCGCTGAGACAATATCCAGATTATCACGCACTCAATAAATGGATTCAATAA
- the mfd gene encoding transcription-repair coupling factor, translating into MEVLRQLVTQDKHITSFLQEIQSGHTASQLITGLTGSARPVMVDALFEYVKKPIYIVSPNLLQAQKMADELVGLLGEEHVHYYPADEFIAADLSVASPELRAERIATLDCLARGEKAVYVIPVAGLRKIMQPKGHWLQYFLQIAVGEEIQIDEWLQTLVEMGYVRNSMVTTPGEFALRGGILDIYPPYLESPIRIELFDTEVDSIRTFSADDQRSIDKLQKVRILPASEVILTKEERMALAGRLEAALATSLKKVKKQETKELLYQHIQYDIELLQQGNLPDYVNKYGSLLYEKTAYLGDYFAHDGIVLFDELGRIQEVMDAWEREEDEWFLSLIEEGKMVHDVKPAFSLKEILAMLSQQKLYFSLFSRTFAGVTFNKTTNFSCKPMQQFHGQMSLLQSEVERWLLGKFTVLIVARDKDRVKRVQQMLEEYDIHTTIGDPTESGIYIVDGTLSNGFELPLQRLVIVTEDELFKQQAKKKARPQKMTNAERIKSYTEIKPGDYVVHVHHGIGKYIGVETLEVNGTHKDYLHIRYRADDKLYVPVEQIDLIQKYVASEDREPKLHKLGGAEWKKAKAKVSSAVQDIADDLIKLYAKREAEKGHAFAIDNDDQRNFEASFPYEETEDQLRSIIEVKRDMERERPMDRLVCGDVGYGKTEVAIRAAFKAIQDGKQVAFLVPTTILAQQHYETIRERFQDFAINVGLLSRFRTKKEQTATLKGLKEGQVDIVIGTHRILSKDLLFQDLGLLIVDEEQRFGVTHKEKIKQLKTNVDVLTLTATPIPRTLHMSMVGVRDLSVIETPPANRFPVQTYVMEHSGALVREAIEREMARGGQVFYLYNRVEDMARKVDEIQMLVPEARVGHAHGKMTESELESVILAFLEGDYDVLVTTTIIETGVDIPNVNTLIVHDADRMGLAQLYQLRGRVGRSNRVAYAYFMYQRDKVLTDVAEQRLQAIKEFTELGSGFKIAMRDLSIRGAGNLLGAQQHGFIDSVGFDLYSQMLEEAIAERQTGVKKEEKPDIEILLSVDAYIPDVYIPDGYQKIQMYKRIKAMDQVEEYSEIMEELEDRFGDLPIETERLLRIARMKVWGLGAGVISVKEKQKVITILLTEEGTAQVDGGKVVEESMKFERAVGFGMDSMQLKLTIDERKCGKYQPFDILEEMMQIIAKAKKQQ; encoded by the coding sequence TTGGAAGTTTTACGACAGCTTGTGACGCAGGACAAACATATCACATCATTTTTACAGGAGATTCAGAGCGGTCATACTGCATCACAGCTTATTACAGGATTAACTGGAAGCGCGCGCCCGGTAATGGTCGATGCGTTATTTGAATATGTAAAAAAACCTATCTATATTGTATCTCCTAACCTATTGCAGGCACAAAAAATGGCCGACGAGCTTGTGGGACTTTTAGGTGAGGAGCATGTTCATTATTATCCTGCCGATGAGTTTATTGCCGCAGATTTGTCTGTTGCCTCTCCAGAGTTACGTGCTGAGCGTATTGCAACCCTTGATTGCCTAGCTAGAGGTGAAAAAGCTGTTTATGTGATACCAGTTGCGGGCTTACGCAAAATAATGCAGCCTAAGGGGCATTGGCTACAATATTTTTTACAAATAGCAGTAGGTGAGGAAATTCAAATTGATGAATGGCTGCAAACGTTAGTAGAGATGGGCTACGTACGTAATTCAATGGTGACTACACCTGGAGAATTCGCGCTACGTGGCGGCATATTAGATATTTATCCTCCATATCTAGAGTCGCCGATTCGTATAGAGTTATTTGATACCGAAGTGGACTCAATTCGAACATTTTCTGCGGACGATCAACGTTCAATTGATAAATTGCAGAAAGTTCGTATCCTACCCGCGTCAGAAGTTATTTTGACAAAGGAAGAAAGAATGGCATTGGCAGGTCGTTTAGAAGCTGCATTAGCGACAAGCTTAAAGAAAGTCAAAAAACAGGAGACTAAGGAGCTACTGTATCAGCATATTCAATATGATATTGAATTGTTACAGCAAGGGAATTTACCAGACTACGTAAATAAATATGGCTCGTTATTGTATGAGAAAACAGCATATTTGGGAGATTATTTTGCGCATGATGGCATTGTGCTGTTTGATGAGCTCGGACGTATTCAGGAGGTTATGGATGCCTGGGAGCGTGAAGAGGATGAATGGTTTTTATCGCTAATTGAAGAAGGTAAAATGGTGCATGATGTAAAGCCGGCATTCTCTTTGAAAGAAATTCTAGCAATGCTGTCTCAGCAAAAACTATATTTCTCATTATTTTCACGAACATTTGCGGGTGTAACCTTTAATAAGACGACAAACTTTTCTTGTAAACCAATGCAGCAATTCCATGGCCAAATGTCATTATTACAAAGTGAGGTTGAACGCTGGCTACTTGGTAAATTTACAGTACTAATTGTTGCGCGAGATAAAGATCGTGTTAAACGTGTACAGCAAATGCTTGAGGAGTATGATATCCATACGACAATTGGTGATCCGACAGAATCGGGTATTTATATTGTAGATGGCACGTTGTCCAATGGCTTTGAATTACCGCTACAACGTTTGGTGATTGTGACCGAGGATGAACTATTTAAACAACAGGCGAAGAAAAAAGCGCGTCCTCAAAAAATGACCAACGCAGAACGTATTAAAAGCTATACAGAAATTAAACCTGGCGATTATGTTGTACATGTACATCATGGTATTGGTAAATATATTGGTGTAGAAACGTTAGAGGTAAATGGTACACATAAGGATTACTTACACATTCGATACCGCGCAGATGATAAGTTATATGTACCAGTAGAGCAAATAGATTTAATTCAAAAATATGTGGCATCTGAAGACCGTGAACCGAAGCTACATAAACTAGGTGGAGCAGAGTGGAAAAAAGCCAAAGCAAAAGTATCCTCTGCTGTGCAAGATATTGCTGATGATTTAATTAAACTGTATGCGAAACGTGAAGCAGAGAAGGGCCATGCATTTGCGATTGACAACGATGATCAGCGCAATTTTGAGGCTTCATTCCCTTATGAAGAAACAGAAGATCAGCTACGTTCAATTATTGAAGTAAAACGCGATATGGAGCGTGAACGCCCTATGGATCGTCTTGTATGTGGAGACGTAGGGTATGGTAAAACGGAGGTAGCGATTCGTGCTGCATTTAAAGCAATTCAAGATGGCAAGCAAGTAGCGTTCCTTGTGCCGACAACGATTTTAGCGCAGCAACATTACGAAACGATTCGTGAGCGGTTCCAAGACTTTGCTATTAATGTAGGCCTCTTGTCTCGTTTCCGTACAAAAAAAGAGCAAACAGCGACGTTAAAGGGTCTAAAAGAAGGGCAAGTTGATATTGTCATTGGAACGCATCGAATTTTATCTAAAGATTTATTATTCCAAGATCTTGGACTGCTAATTGTTGATGAGGAGCAACGTTTTGGTGTAACGCATAAGGAAAAAATTAAACAACTAAAAACGAATGTTGATGTATTAACGCTAACGGCAACTCCGATTCCAAGAACTCTTCATATGTCGATGGTAGGTGTTCGTGATTTATCGGTAATAGAAACCCCGCCAGCAAACCGTTTCCCTGTGCAAACCTATGTAATGGAGCATAGCGGTGCATTAGTGCGAGAAGCTATTGAGAGAGAAATGGCGCGTGGTGGTCAAGTATTCTACTTATACAATCGTGTAGAAGATATGGCCCGTAAAGTTGATGAAATTCAAATGCTTGTCCCAGAAGCACGTGTTGGGCATGCACACGGTAAAATGACGGAATCAGAATTAGAATCTGTCATATTAGCCTTTTTAGAAGGTGACTATGATGTACTTGTGACGACAACCATTATCGAGACGGGTGTGGATATACCAAATGTGAACACATTGATTGTTCACGATGCTGATCGAATGGGCTTAGCGCAGCTTTATCAATTGCGTGGCCGTGTTGGGCGTTCAAATAGGGTGGCATATGCATACTTTATGTATCAACGTGATAAAGTTCTTACAGATGTGGCTGAGCAACGATTACAGGCGATTAAAGAATTCACAGAGTTAGGTTCAGGCTTTAAAATTGCTATGCGTGACTTATCTATTCGTGGTGCTGGTAACCTACTTGGAGCACAACAGCATGGCTTTATTGATTCTGTCGGTTTTGACTTGTATTCACAAATGCTGGAAGAGGCGATTGCTGAGCGTCAAACAGGTGTGAAAAAAGAAGAGAAGCCTGACATTGAAATTTTATTGAGTGTTGATGCGTATATCCCGGATGTATACATTCCTGACGGCTATCAAAAAATTCAAATGTATAAACGTATTAAAGCAATGGATCAAGTAGAGGAGTACAGCGAAATCATGGAGGAATTAGAGGATCGCTTCGGTGATCTTCCGATTGAAACCGAGCGCTTACTGCGAATTGCACGTATGAAGGTATGGGGCCTAGGTGCAGGCGTAATATCTGTGAAAGAAAAGCAAAAGGTCATCACAATATTGTTGACTGAAGAAGGTACAGCACAAGTTGATGGCGGTAAAGTTGTTGAAGAATCCATGAAATTTGAGCGTGCCGTCGGTTTTGGGATGGATAGTATGCAATTGAAATTAACGATTGATGAACGAAAATGTGGAAAATATCAACCCTTTGATATTTTAGAAGAAATGATGCAAATTATTGCTAAAGCAAAAAAACAGCAATAG
- the spoVT gene encoding stage V sporulation protein T has product MKATGIVRRIDDLGRVVIPKEIRRTLRIREGDPLEIYTDREGEVILKKYSPINDLGEFAREYVETLYETLGTPAFVTDRDEVIAVSGIGKKEYINRRITSFAESFMDERSTKIEKMETTIEIVPGQYEQVKSYCATPIMVNGDPIGCIIVLSKVHFVGEVEVKVAETAASFLAKQMNS; this is encoded by the coding sequence ATGAAGGCAACAGGAATTGTTCGTCGTATTGATGATTTAGGGCGTGTGGTTATTCCAAAAGAAATTCGTAGGACGCTGCGTATTCGTGAGGGTGACCCGCTAGAAATTTATACAGACCGCGAAGGCGAAGTCATTTTAAAGAAATATTCTCCAATAAATGACCTGGGGGAATTTGCAAGAGAATATGTTGAAACATTGTATGAGACATTAGGTACTCCAGCATTTGTAACTGACCGAGATGAAGTAATTGCTGTCTCAGGAATCGGTAAGAAAGAGTATATTAATCGTCGTATTACATCCTTTGCGGAAAGTTTTATGGACGAGCGGTCAACAAAAATAGAAAAAATGGAAACAACTATAGAGATTGTTCCTGGACAATATGAGCAAGTAAAGTCATATTGTGCAACGCCTATTATGGTGAATGGGGATCCAATCGGCTGTATTATCGTTTTATCTAAGGTACATTTTGTCGGTGAGGTTGAAGTAAAAGTTGCGGAAACAGCTGCTAGTTTCTTAGCTAAACAAATGAATAGTTGA